A window from Chitinophaga filiformis encodes these proteins:
- a CDS encoding DUF4295 domain-containing protein has translation MAKAASKNAKVKDAKAAAESKVWTKVIRAVRSPKTGAYTFKEAIVHKDKVQEHMNQK, from the coding sequence ATGGCAAAAGCAGCCTCCAAGAACGCGAAAGTAAAAGATGCTAAGGCAGCCGCGGAATCTAAAGTGTGGACTAAAGTGATCAGAGCGGTACGTTCTCCTAAAACTGGTGCATATACTTTTAAAGAAGCTATCGTGCACAAGGATAAGGTTCAGGAGCACATGAACCAGAAGTAA
- the rpmG gene encoding 50S ribosomal protein L33: MAKKGNRVQVILECTEHKTSGQPGTSRYISTKNKKNTPERLELKKYNPILRKVTVHKEIK, encoded by the coding sequence ATGGCAAAAAAAGGCAACAGGGTGCAAGTGATACTGGAATGCACAGAACATAAAACTTCTGGCCAGCCCGGTACATCCCGCTACATCAGCACCAAGAACAAGAAGAATACTCCAGAGCGTCTGGAGCTGAAAAAGTACAATCCTATCCTGAGAAAGGTGACTGTACACAAAGAAATTAAGTAA
- the rpmB gene encoding 50S ribosomal protein L28: MARVCQVTGKKPITGHHVSFSNIKTKRRFLPNLQKKRFFLAEEDRWISLKVSADGLRTINKNGLYAVVKDLRAAGQNI; encoded by the coding sequence ATGGCAAGAGTATGTCAGGTGACAGGAAAGAAGCCGATCACGGGTCACCATGTTTCCTTCTCTAATATTAAGACAAAGAGAAGATTTCTGCCTAACCTGCAGAAAAAGCGTTTCTTCCTGGCGGAAGAGGATCGCTGGATTTCTTTGAAAGTATCTGCTGATGGTTTAAGAACCATCAACAAGAATGGTTTGTATGCAGTAGTAAAGGACTTGCGTGCAGCTGGACAGAACATCTAA
- a CDS encoding carboxymuconolactone decarboxylase family protein translates to MFATSNTDTAVQLLQAVGLTEANLSERLRTLANTDARYLKDLKINVTNSLSATTLTKKEAYLLGLSVAANEKHAELQAAFEKLATQEGATDKEIAEIYSCTSLMNANNVYYRFRHFVNKEFYTATPAGIRMSIMANPVLGKEFFELVSLVVSALNGCEMCVTSHEEALLKHGTSQQRVLEGVRLGAVLRSLVVLL, encoded by the coding sequence ATGTTCGCAACTTCAAATACAGATACGGCTGTGCAGTTATTGCAGGCAGTAGGGCTGACAGAAGCCAATCTTTCTGAGCGCCTGCGTACCCTGGCCAATACAGACGCCCGTTATCTGAAAGATCTTAAGATAAATGTAACTAACTCATTATCAGCTACTACACTGACCAAAAAGGAAGCATACCTGCTGGGACTGTCTGTAGCCGCCAATGAGAAACATGCGGAGCTGCAGGCTGCGTTTGAAAAGCTGGCTACCCAGGAAGGCGCTACTGATAAGGAGATCGCTGAGATCTACAGCTGTACTTCCCTGATGAATGCCAACAACGTATACTACCGTTTCCGTCACTTTGTAAACAAGGAGTTCTATACGGCAACGCCGGCAGGTATCCGTATGAGTATCATGGCCAACCCGGTTTTAGGAAAAGAATTCTTCGAGCTGGTGAGCCTGGTGGTGTCTGCACTGAATGGTTGTGAGATGTGTGTGACTTCTCATGAAGAGGCGCTGCTGAAACATGGTACTTCACAACAGCGTGTACTGGAAGGTGTAAGATTAGGTGCTGTGCTGAGAAGTTTAGTTGTACTTTTGTAA